In Phocoena phocoena chromosome 12, mPhoPho1.1, whole genome shotgun sequence, the following proteins share a genomic window:
- the TSPYL1 gene encoding testis-specific Y-encoded-like protein 1: MSGPDGVERMPLPETPSLTVPDRAPGDLDSPRCLKLREETEASQVMAETGEGSFEAVAPAPSQLPEERGAPRAAPADPVCDGKPQIGGGGDGGYVAPEAGQEQAPPPSERLETAFVPLATDGSRVNGCRRGEPRGPGGEKALETCGAERFGSELMAEAKAEEVKTEEGPLFSVAVDEEVAEKEGVKEGEGVEQEMEMEEKPVGEEIEMVENRVVEEAGHRPLRMDLRMNPLEAIQLELDTVNAQADRAFQQLEHKFGRMRRHYLERRNYIIQNIPGFWVTAFRNHPQLSPMIRGRDAEMLRYITNLEVKELRHPRTGCKFKFFFRRNPYFRNKLIVKEYEVRASGRVVSLSTPIIWRRGREPQSFIRRNQEVVCNFFTWFSDHSLPESDRIAEIIKEDLWPNPLQYYLLREGVHRARRRPIREPVEIPRPFGFQSG; this comes from the coding sequence ATGAGCGGCCCGGATGGGGTCGAGAGGATGCCTCTCCCTGAAACCCCCAGTCTCACCGTCCCCGACCGTGCCCCCGGAGACCTGGATTCTCCCAGGTGCCTGAAGCTCCGTGAGGAAACCGAGGCGTCACAGGTGATGGCGGAGACAGGTGAGGGGAGCTTCGAAGCCGTGGCGCCCGCACCGTCCCAGCTTCCAGAGGAGCGGGGCGCCCCCCGCGCTGCTCCCGCAGATCCGGTCTGTGACGGTAAGCCCCAGATCGGAGGCGGTGGGGATGGCGGTTACGTAGCGCCCGAAGCGGGGCAAGAGCAGGCCCCGCCTCCCAGTGAGAGACTGGAAACGGCGTTTGTACCCCTGGCGACGGACGGCAGCCGGGTAAATGGCTGCCGGCGGGGAGAGCCGCGGGGCCCGGGTGGGGAGAAGGCCCTAGAAACCTGTGGCGCGGAGAGGTTCGGATCTGAGCTGATGGCGGAGGCGAAGGCTGAGGAAGTGAAGACTGAAGAGGGCCCCCTCTTCTCAGTCGCAGTGGATGAGGAGGTGGCGGagaaggaaggagtgaaggagggggagggagtggagcaggagatggagatggaggagaAGCCAGTaggtgaagaaatagaaatggtGGAGAATAGAGTGGTGGAGGAGGCAGGGCACCGGCCCCTGCGGATGGATCTCCGCATGAACCCTCTGGAGGCCATCCAGCTGGAGCTGGACACTGTGAATGCTCAGGCTGACCGGGCCTTTCAGCAACTAGAACATAAGTTCGGACGGATGCGTCGACACTACCTGGAGCGGAGGAACTACATCATTCAGAATATCCCGGGCTTCTGGGTCACTGCCTTTCGGAACCACCCCCAGTTGTCCCCCATGATTAGGGGCCGAGATGCAGAGATGTTAAGATACATAACCAATTTGGAGGTGAAGGAGCTCAGGCACCCTCGAACAGGCTGCAAGTTCAAGTTCTTCTTTCGAAGAAACCCCTATTTCCGAAACAAGCTGATTGTCAAGGAATATGAGGTCAGAGCCTCTGGCCGAGTGGTGTCTCTTTCCACTCCAATCATATGGCGCCGGGGCCGTGAACCCCAGTCCTTCATTCGCAGGAACCAAGAGGTCGTTTGCAATTTCTTCACCTGGTTTTCAGACCACAGCCTTCCAGAGTCTGACAGGATTGCTGAGATTATCAAAGAGGACCTGTGGCCAAATCCACTGCAATACTACCTGCTGCGTGAAGGAGTCCATAGAGCCAGACGTCGCCCAATAAGGGAGCCAGTGGAGATCCCCAGGCCCTTTGGGTTCCAGTCTGGTTAA